From Silurus meridionalis isolate SWU-2019-XX chromosome 14, ASM1480568v1, whole genome shotgun sequence, a single genomic window includes:
- the LOC124396612 gene encoding trinucleotide repeat-containing gene 6A protein-like isoform X2: MAPIRDSVSHSPNQTGLDHAGLDPQYENSPWSSGSPCSDSNSNWGKVIVDSCDKGAWPSIAGSDPELASECMDADSVSSSGSEKNLCMMAPGITGGDSNGNRQGSKQGSHLLVANGSNNVANRSVNGPWGSVLSTFQGSGESSSDKLADGGHVKLNAWATQGPASNGGVNPSTLNPNANHGAWPVLQNAGPNSHGPLGNGSGGTNTQRSTVGQVPNMQSVNSKMSWGSLQEKVVESEVNGTSNVLSGQPQNLNTEFNGPNNTTNPMTSSLPNSTGSLQMNERSWPVSTGGSPQLQTPVSNGTSISQHGNSDGMSSGSYGTAWGAPPSTTYSGDKRSVPKGQAVGDTVNSTLMQSGANGPSASASSFKNNNGMASCGGGWDSQSNTSQNLAWGAGNSMGAAGASCPWGSTSSSSSSSSTSSNTGTKVSSGEWGALPSNNQHSSDGTSGSRKGTNGWKSLEDDALGIGSGGQSSQGSTWNKSTGSEGSAESSGTCSEKDGQHSANRRRGNQQNLIQAALSRTDMDPRVLSNQGWGQTPVRQNTAWDVSSSEKKAGNGSQGWGTASPRTSSSQSGWGDAPSTNTNNAGASGWGEQKPTSGWGETKAQNGWEDSSAAMNKGNSSWGNCKDDKSSWNNGQKTKQGWGASSGDGWGAEGSRGNHWGEPPKTVSGGWDSDNDRSASGWNETGRCNTNNTWGGSGSANTPDEGGQSAGWGDPVKTNNQNQGWGEPIKQSHSNPAWGEATKSNNQSEWGKGQDANVGTFRAGNGSQTGAKNKPTGWLGGPIPAALKEEEPTGWEEPSPEYVRRRMEIDDGTSAWGDPSKYNYGNVNMWNKNNSAEQDIPQQQPPPPAPSSMGQKEKSCSSGWGEPYNVAPKGESSSWTEPAVDTGTSAWGKPMDSGSSWENPRRENAGNGWSSQSQHKSGPKPVQSSWDGEMAPSNWEEEEEVEIGMWNNNTQQEVNQSGNWSYPKKVPPKMKGPGKPDDPWMNQMMKQFNSMNFTRDSEDSLKSNKMDMTAGMMDKRMDVDKHSVNMQSASRHSIHKDPPPIDRNSYMEKNVNMYGGGNSAAQGRNTQQPPAQPLNSTQSNLRNQVPPPLLPSQVPPSLLKYPPNNAGLNTIFGPQQMAMLNQLSQLNQLSQLNQINQLQRLLIQQKAQNQRVMTGNSRQTQEQQVRGFPAGAMVPPPRHVDPPLLKQPSPPQPASLHQPKPYMDNFISLNTPDLHKEQHTLNSFSNFPLGMAANMNVNNPDIGSVGFKEPQSRLKKWTAMDVSMNSPLDQNPSKPGAMSSLRIEDPPFGPYDFINSSNSPISPPGSVGDGWPTRAKSPHSSSVNWPPEFRPGEPWKGYPNIDPETDPFVTPGSVINNLSINTVRDVDHLRDRNNGPSSSLNTTLPSNSAWTSIRASNHSSSLSSTAQSTSARNNDSKWSPGSVSNSSLAHELWKVPLSSKGVSAPSRPPPGLTGQKQPSSWGNGALRLGPWGNSETRYTPGSGWGESSSGRTNWLVLKNLTPQIDGSTLRTLCMQHGPLITFHLNLPHGNALVCYSSKEEAAKAQKSLHMCVLGNTTILADFASEEEINRFFAQGQSMCVSAGWQALASPHSRLASDAFSSGSGGGELHSSSSLWGAPSYSSSLWGSSTCPEGSNRLSSPSTISSFLPVDHMTGSGDSM; the protein is encoded by the exons ATGGCTCCCATTCGGGACTCGGTCAGCCACTCTCCTAACCAAACAg GTTTGGATCATGCCGGTCTGGATCCTCAGTATGAAAATTCACCCTGGAGCTCTGGCTCACCTTGCAGTGATTCAAACAGTAACTGGGGCAAAGTGATTGTAGACAGCTGTGATAAGGGGGCCTGGCCTTCCATCGCTGGCAGCGACCCAGAGCTGGCCTCAGAATGTATGGATGCTGACTCTGTTTCCAGTTCCGGGTCAGAGAAAAACCTATGTATGATGGCGCCTGGCATCACTGGTGGCGACAGCAATGGCAATAGGCAAGGCAGCAAACAAGGTTCTCATTTACTGGTTGCAAATGGCAGCAATAATGTGGCTAACAGGAGTGTTAACGGTCCTTGGGGCTCAGTGCTAAGCACATTTCAAGGTTCTGGAGAGAGCTCCAGTGACAAGCTGGCAGATGGTGGTCATGTAAAACTGAATGCATGGGCTACCCAAGGTCCTGCAAGCAATGGAGGTGTAAATCCAAGCACTTTGAACCCAAATGCCAACCATGGTGCCTGGCCCGTTCTGCAGAATGCTGGCCCCAACTCCCATGGGCCTTTGGGCAACGGAAGTGGGGGCACCAACACTCAACGAAGCACCGTAGGTCAAGTGCCCAACATGCAGAGTGTTAACTCTAAGATGTCCTGGGGAAGCCTGCAGGAAAAGGTGGTCGAATCTGAAGTAAATGGTACAAGCAACGTTCTAAGTGGGCAGCCTCAAAACCTTAACACTGAATTTAACGGACCAAATAACACTACTAACCCTATGACCTCTAGTTTACCAAACTCTACAGGTTCACTTCAGATGAATGAGCGATCCTGGCCTGTGAGCACAGGGGGCTCCCCTCAGCTCCAAACTCCTGTCTCGAATGGCACTTCCATTTCTCAGCATGGCAACAGTGATGGGATGAGCAGTGGGTCCTACGGTACGGCATGGGGTGCTCCGCCCAGCACTACTTACTCTGGAGACAAACGTTCTGTCCCAAAAGGCCAAGCTGTGGGCGACACTGTGAACTCAACTCTAATGCAGTCCGGAGCTAATGGACCTTCTGCGAGCGCTTCttctttcaaaaataataaCGGGATGGCCAGTTGCGGAGGAGGCTGGGACTCTCAGTCCAACACCTCTCAAAATCTAGCTTGGGGAGCAGGTAACAGCATGGGTGCTGCTGGAGCCTCTTGTCCCTGGGGTAGCACCTCCTCCTCGTCGTCGTCCTCCTCAACGTCTTCAAACACTGGCACTAAAGTCTCAAGTGGGGAGTGGGGCGCCTTGCCCAGCAACAATCAGCATTCCAGTGATGGCACAAGCGGGAGCAGGAAGGGAACAAATGGGTGGAAGTCCTTGGAAGATGATGCTCTTGGTATTGGAAGCGGTGGTCAGTCATCCCAAGGCAGCACATGGAACAAATCCACAGGCAGCGAAGGAAGCGCCGAAAGCTCGGGAACTTGCAGTGAGAAGGATGGACAGCATAGTGCCAACCGTAGAAGGGGCAACCAGCAAAACCTGATACAAGCAGCTCTCTCTAGAACCGACATGGACCCGAGGGTGCTATCCAACCAAGGATGGGGACAGACTCCAGTTCGGCAAAACACTGCCTGGGATGTATCCAGCTCGGAGAAGAAGGCTGGAAATGGGTCACAAGGATGGGGTACTGCTTCCCCTCGGACATCAAGCTCCCAGAGCGGATGGGGAGACGCACCCAGCACCAACACTAATAACGCTGGTGCATCTGGTTGGGGCGAGCAGAAGCCCACCTCTGGCTGGGGGGAGACTAAAGCGCAAAACGGCTGGGAAGACTCCTCAGCTGCAATGAATAAAGGTAATTCATCTTGGGGTAACTGCAAGGATGACAAATCTTCCTGGAACAATggacaaaagacaaaacaggGTTGGGGTGCTTCTTCTGGAGATGGATGGGGAGCGGAAGGGTCACGGGGAAACCACTGGGGGGAGCCGCCAAAGACTGTATCTGGAGGTTGGGATAGCGATAATGATCGCTCCGCTTCAGGGTGGAACGAGACGGGGCGTTGTAACACAAACAACACCTGGGGAGGAAGCGGAAGTGCTAACACTCCTGATGAAGGTGGTCAATCAGCTGGATGGGGCGATCCCGTGAAGACTAACAATCAGAACCAAGGCTGGGGGGAGCCAATCAAACAAAGTCACTCCAACCCAGCCTGGGGTGAAGCTACAAAATCCAACAACCAGTCAGAGTGGGGAAAAGGCCAGGATGCCAATGTGGGAACCTTCAGGGCAGGAAATGGCTCTCAAACTGGAGCGAAAAACAAGCCGACTGGATGGCTGGGAGGTCCTATACCTGCTGCTCTTAAAGAAGAGGAGCCTACAGGATGGGAAGAGCCGTCTCCTGAATACGTCCGGCGACGGATGGAGATCGATGACGGCACCTCCGCGTGGGGAGATCCGAGCAAGTACAACTATGGCAATGTGAACATGTGGAACAAGAATAACTCCGCAGAGCAGGACATTCCGCAGCAGCAACCGCCTCCACCAGCCCCAAGCTCCATGGGGCAAAAAGAGAAGAGCTGCAGTTCAG GATGGGGAGAGCCGTACAACGTGGCTCCGAAGGGCGAGTCCTCATCATGGACGGAGCCTGCAGTGGATACTGGCACATCTGCATGGGGAAAGCCGATGGATTCTGGGTCGAGCTGGGAAAATCCGAGAAGAGAGAACGCAGGAAATGGGTGGAGCTCCCAATCACAGCACAAATCCG GACCGAAGCCTGTGCAGAGCAGCTGGGATGGTGAAATGGCTCCATCTAactgggaggaggaggaggaggtggagatcGGCATGTGGAACAACAACACGCAACAGGAAGTGAATCAGTCGGGAAACTGGTCCTACCCGAAGAAAGTCCCTCCTAAG ATGAAAGGCCCTGGAAAACCTGATGATCCATGGATGAACCAGATGATGAAGCAGTTCAACAGCATGAATTTCACT AGGGATTCAGAAGATTCTTTGAAGAGCAATAAGATGGACATGACTGCAG gaATGATGGATAAGAGGATGGATGTGGATAAACACAGTGTTAACATGCAATCAGCCTCACGCCACTCAATTCACAAAGATCCACCGCCTATCGATCGCAATTCGTACATGGAGAAG aatGTTAACATGTACGGTGGTGGAAACTCAGCAGCACAAGGCCGAAACACCCAGCAGCCTCCAGCACAACCTCTGAACTCGACTCAGTCCAATTTACGCAACCAAGTGCCTCCTCCACTGCTCCCCTCTCAG GTCCCGCCATCATTGTTGAAATATCCACCCAACAATGCAGGTCTGAATACTATTTTTGGTCCACAGCAGATGGCTATGCTCAATCAGCTTTCCCAGCTCAACCAGCTCTCTCAGCTCAATCAAATAAATCAGCTGCAG CGTCTCCTTATTCAGCAGAAAGCTCAGAATCAGAGAGTCATGACTGGCAACAGCCGCCAAACCCAAGAACAGCAG GTCCGTGGTTTTCCTGCAGGTGCCATGGTCCCCCCTCCACGTCATGTCGATCCTCCCCTGCTGAAGCAACCCTCCCCTCCCCAGCCTGCATCACTGCACCAGCCCAAACCCTACATGGACAACTTCATCAGCCTGAACACACCCGACCTGCACAAAGaacaacacacactcaactctTTCTCCAACTTCCCTTTAG GAATGGCTGCAAACATGAATGTAAACAATCCTGATATTGGTAGTGTTGGGTTCAAAGAGCCACAGTCCCGTCTCAAGAAGTGGACCGCCATGGATGTTTCCATGAACTCGCCACTCGATCAAAACCCCAGCAAACCTG GTGCTATGTCCTCTCTGAGGATTGAAGACCCACCCTTTGGTCCGTATGACTTTATAAACTCCAGTAATTCTCCCATCAGCCCCCCTGGCTCGGTAGGGGATGGCTGGCCCACTCGTGCCAAATCGCCTCATTCATCTTCTGTCAACTGGCCACCAG AGTTTCGTCCCGGTGAGCCATGGAAAGGTTACCCGAACATCGACCCTGAGACTGACCCGTTCGTCACTCCCGGCAGTGTGATTAACAACCTCTCTATTAACACAGTGCGGGATGTTGATCACCTcagggacaggaacaatg GGCCATCCTCATCTCTAAACACCACGCTGCCTTCCAACAGTGCCTGGACATCCATTCGTGCCTCCAACCACAGTAGTTCCCTCAGCAGTACAGCACAAAGCACTTCGG CCAGAAACAATGACTCTAAATGGTCTCCTGGTTCAGTGTCTAACTCTTCTTTAGCTCACGAGTTGTGGAAGGTTCCTCTGTCATCTAAAGGTGTCTCTGCTCCGTCCCGTCCCCCGCCCGGCCTCACCGGCCAGAAACAGCCCTCCTCATGGGGCAATGGCGCACTGAGACTCGGTCCCTGGGGCAATTCTGAAACCAGATACACTCCAG GTTCTGGCTGGGGTGAAAGCAGCTCAGGGAGAACCAACTGGCTCGTTCTAAAAAATCTCACACCTCAG ATTGATGGCTCCACCCTGCGTACACTGTGCATGCAGCACGGTCCACTCATCACATTCCACCTGAACCTGCCACACGGGAATGCTCTCGTCTGCTACAGCTCAAAGGAGGAGGCTGCAAAAGCTCAGAAATCACTGCACAT gtgTGTGTTGGGGAACACTACTATCCTGGCTGACTTTGCAAGCGAGGAGGAGATAAACCGTTTTTTTGCACAAGGCCAGTCGATGTGCGTGTCTGCGGGCTGGCAGGCGCTCGCGTCCCCTCATAGCCGACTCGCGTCGGACGCCTTCTCCAGCGGCAGCGGTGGGGGCGAGCTGCACTCGTCCTCCTCGCTGTGGGGGGCGCCGAGCTACTCCAGCAGCCTGTGGGGATCCAGCACCTGCCCCGAGGGGAGCAATCGGCTAAGCAGCCCCTCCACCATTTCCTCCTTCTTGCCGGTGGATCACATGACAGGAAGCGGCGACTCAATGTAA
- the LOC124396612 gene encoding trinucleotide repeat-containing gene 6A protein-like isoform X1, with the protein MAPIRDSVSHSPNQTGLDHAGLDPQYENSPWSSGSPCSDSNSNWGKVIVDSCDKGAWPSIAGSDPELASECMDADSVSSSGSEKNLCMMAPGITGGDSNGNRQGSKQGSHLLVANGSNNVANRSVNGPWGSVLSTFQGSGESSSDKLADGGHVKLNAWATQGPASNGGVNPSTLNPNANHGAWPVLQNAGPNSHGPLGNGSGGTNTQRSTVGQVPNMQSVNSKMSWGSLQEKVVESEVNGTSNVLSGQPQNLNTEFNGPNNTTNPMTSSLPNSTGSLQMNERSWPVSTGGSPQLQTPVSNGTSISQHGNSDGMSSGSYGTAWGAPPSTTYSGDKRSVPKGQAVGDTVNSTLMQSGANGPSASASSFKNNNGMASCGGGWDSQSNTSQNLAWGAGNSMGAAGASCPWGSTSSSSSSSSTSSNTGTKVSSGEWGALPSNNQHSSDGTSGSRKGTNGWKSLEDDALGIGSGGQSSQGSTWNKSTGSEGSAESSGTCSEKDGQHSANRRRGNQQNLIQAALSRTDMDPRVLSNQGWGQTPVRQNTAWDVSSSEKKAGNGSQGWGTASPRTSSSQSGWGDAPSTNTNNAGASGWGEQKPTSGWGETKAQNGWEDSSAAMNKGNSSWGNCKDDKSSWNNGQKTKQGWGASSGDGWGAEGSRGNHWGEPPKTVSGGWDSDNDRSASGWNETGRCNTNNTWGGSGSANTPDEGGQSAGWGDPVKTNNQNQGWGEPIKQSHSNPAWGEATKSNNQSEWGKGQDANVGTFRAGNGSQTGAKNKPTGWLGGPIPAALKEEEPTGWEEPSPEYVRRRMEIDDGTSAWGDPSKYNYGNVNMWNKNNSAEQDIPQQQPPPPAPSSMGQKEKSCSSGWGEPYNVAPKGESSSWTEPAVDTGTSAWGKPMDSGSSWENPRRENAGNGWSSQSQHKSGPKPVQSSWDGEMAPSNWEEEEEVEIGMWNNNTQQEVNQSGNWSYPKKVPPKMKGPGKPDDPWMNQMMKQFNSMNFTRDSEDSLKSNKMDMTAGMMDKRMDVDKHSVNMQSASRHSIHKDPPPIDRNSYMEKLSLPYDNTVVEEQQNAQSFPPPNPAAGRQNVNMYGGGNSAAQGRNTQQPPAQPLNSTQSNLRNQVPPPLLPSQVPPSLLKYPPNNAGLNTIFGPQQMAMLNQLSQLNQLSQLNQINQLQRLLIQQKAQNQRVMTGNSRQTQEQQVRGFPAGAMVPPPRHVDPPLLKQPSPPQPASLHQPKPYMDNFISLNTPDLHKEQHTLNSFSNFPLGMAANMNVNNPDIGSVGFKEPQSRLKKWTAMDVSMNSPLDQNPSKPGAMSSLRIEDPPFGPYDFINSSNSPISPPGSVGDGWPTRAKSPHSSSVNWPPEFRPGEPWKGYPNIDPETDPFVTPGSVINNLSINTVRDVDHLRDRNNGPSSSLNTTLPSNSAWTSIRASNHSSSLSSTAQSTSARNNDSKWSPGSVSNSSLAHELWKVPLSSKGVSAPSRPPPGLTGQKQPSSWGNGALRLGPWGNSETRYTPGSGWGESSSGRTNWLVLKNLTPQIDGSTLRTLCMQHGPLITFHLNLPHGNALVCYSSKEEAAKAQKSLHMCVLGNTTILADFASEEEINRFFAQGQSMCVSAGWQALASPHSRLASDAFSSGSGGGELHSSSSLWGAPSYSSSLWGSSTCPEGSNRLSSPSTISSFLPVDHMTGSGDSM; encoded by the exons ATGGCTCCCATTCGGGACTCGGTCAGCCACTCTCCTAACCAAACAg GTTTGGATCATGCCGGTCTGGATCCTCAGTATGAAAATTCACCCTGGAGCTCTGGCTCACCTTGCAGTGATTCAAACAGTAACTGGGGCAAAGTGATTGTAGACAGCTGTGATAAGGGGGCCTGGCCTTCCATCGCTGGCAGCGACCCAGAGCTGGCCTCAGAATGTATGGATGCTGACTCTGTTTCCAGTTCCGGGTCAGAGAAAAACCTATGTATGATGGCGCCTGGCATCACTGGTGGCGACAGCAATGGCAATAGGCAAGGCAGCAAACAAGGTTCTCATTTACTGGTTGCAAATGGCAGCAATAATGTGGCTAACAGGAGTGTTAACGGTCCTTGGGGCTCAGTGCTAAGCACATTTCAAGGTTCTGGAGAGAGCTCCAGTGACAAGCTGGCAGATGGTGGTCATGTAAAACTGAATGCATGGGCTACCCAAGGTCCTGCAAGCAATGGAGGTGTAAATCCAAGCACTTTGAACCCAAATGCCAACCATGGTGCCTGGCCCGTTCTGCAGAATGCTGGCCCCAACTCCCATGGGCCTTTGGGCAACGGAAGTGGGGGCACCAACACTCAACGAAGCACCGTAGGTCAAGTGCCCAACATGCAGAGTGTTAACTCTAAGATGTCCTGGGGAAGCCTGCAGGAAAAGGTGGTCGAATCTGAAGTAAATGGTACAAGCAACGTTCTAAGTGGGCAGCCTCAAAACCTTAACACTGAATTTAACGGACCAAATAACACTACTAACCCTATGACCTCTAGTTTACCAAACTCTACAGGTTCACTTCAGATGAATGAGCGATCCTGGCCTGTGAGCACAGGGGGCTCCCCTCAGCTCCAAACTCCTGTCTCGAATGGCACTTCCATTTCTCAGCATGGCAACAGTGATGGGATGAGCAGTGGGTCCTACGGTACGGCATGGGGTGCTCCGCCCAGCACTACTTACTCTGGAGACAAACGTTCTGTCCCAAAAGGCCAAGCTGTGGGCGACACTGTGAACTCAACTCTAATGCAGTCCGGAGCTAATGGACCTTCTGCGAGCGCTTCttctttcaaaaataataaCGGGATGGCCAGTTGCGGAGGAGGCTGGGACTCTCAGTCCAACACCTCTCAAAATCTAGCTTGGGGAGCAGGTAACAGCATGGGTGCTGCTGGAGCCTCTTGTCCCTGGGGTAGCACCTCCTCCTCGTCGTCGTCCTCCTCAACGTCTTCAAACACTGGCACTAAAGTCTCAAGTGGGGAGTGGGGCGCCTTGCCCAGCAACAATCAGCATTCCAGTGATGGCACAAGCGGGAGCAGGAAGGGAACAAATGGGTGGAAGTCCTTGGAAGATGATGCTCTTGGTATTGGAAGCGGTGGTCAGTCATCCCAAGGCAGCACATGGAACAAATCCACAGGCAGCGAAGGAAGCGCCGAAAGCTCGGGAACTTGCAGTGAGAAGGATGGACAGCATAGTGCCAACCGTAGAAGGGGCAACCAGCAAAACCTGATACAAGCAGCTCTCTCTAGAACCGACATGGACCCGAGGGTGCTATCCAACCAAGGATGGGGACAGACTCCAGTTCGGCAAAACACTGCCTGGGATGTATCCAGCTCGGAGAAGAAGGCTGGAAATGGGTCACAAGGATGGGGTACTGCTTCCCCTCGGACATCAAGCTCCCAGAGCGGATGGGGAGACGCACCCAGCACCAACACTAATAACGCTGGTGCATCTGGTTGGGGCGAGCAGAAGCCCACCTCTGGCTGGGGGGAGACTAAAGCGCAAAACGGCTGGGAAGACTCCTCAGCTGCAATGAATAAAGGTAATTCATCTTGGGGTAACTGCAAGGATGACAAATCTTCCTGGAACAATggacaaaagacaaaacaggGTTGGGGTGCTTCTTCTGGAGATGGATGGGGAGCGGAAGGGTCACGGGGAAACCACTGGGGGGAGCCGCCAAAGACTGTATCTGGAGGTTGGGATAGCGATAATGATCGCTCCGCTTCAGGGTGGAACGAGACGGGGCGTTGTAACACAAACAACACCTGGGGAGGAAGCGGAAGTGCTAACACTCCTGATGAAGGTGGTCAATCAGCTGGATGGGGCGATCCCGTGAAGACTAACAATCAGAACCAAGGCTGGGGGGAGCCAATCAAACAAAGTCACTCCAACCCAGCCTGGGGTGAAGCTACAAAATCCAACAACCAGTCAGAGTGGGGAAAAGGCCAGGATGCCAATGTGGGAACCTTCAGGGCAGGAAATGGCTCTCAAACTGGAGCGAAAAACAAGCCGACTGGATGGCTGGGAGGTCCTATACCTGCTGCTCTTAAAGAAGAGGAGCCTACAGGATGGGAAGAGCCGTCTCCTGAATACGTCCGGCGACGGATGGAGATCGATGACGGCACCTCCGCGTGGGGAGATCCGAGCAAGTACAACTATGGCAATGTGAACATGTGGAACAAGAATAACTCCGCAGAGCAGGACATTCCGCAGCAGCAACCGCCTCCACCAGCCCCAAGCTCCATGGGGCAAAAAGAGAAGAGCTGCAGTTCAG GATGGGGAGAGCCGTACAACGTGGCTCCGAAGGGCGAGTCCTCATCATGGACGGAGCCTGCAGTGGATACTGGCACATCTGCATGGGGAAAGCCGATGGATTCTGGGTCGAGCTGGGAAAATCCGAGAAGAGAGAACGCAGGAAATGGGTGGAGCTCCCAATCACAGCACAAATCCG GACCGAAGCCTGTGCAGAGCAGCTGGGATGGTGAAATGGCTCCATCTAactgggaggaggaggaggaggtggagatcGGCATGTGGAACAACAACACGCAACAGGAAGTGAATCAGTCGGGAAACTGGTCCTACCCGAAGAAAGTCCCTCCTAAG ATGAAAGGCCCTGGAAAACCTGATGATCCATGGATGAACCAGATGATGAAGCAGTTCAACAGCATGAATTTCACT AGGGATTCAGAAGATTCTTTGAAGAGCAATAAGATGGACATGACTGCAG gaATGATGGATAAGAGGATGGATGTGGATAAACACAGTGTTAACATGCAATCAGCCTCACGCCACTCAATTCACAAAGATCCACCGCCTATCGATCGCAATTCGTACATGGAGAAG CTCTCGCTGCCCTACGATAACACTGTAGTGGAAGAGCAACAAAATGCGCAAAGCTTTCCTCCTCCTAACCCTGCTGCAGGCAGGCAG aatGTTAACATGTACGGTGGTGGAAACTCAGCAGCACAAGGCCGAAACACCCAGCAGCCTCCAGCACAACCTCTGAACTCGACTCAGTCCAATTTACGCAACCAAGTGCCTCCTCCACTGCTCCCCTCTCAG GTCCCGCCATCATTGTTGAAATATCCACCCAACAATGCAGGTCTGAATACTATTTTTGGTCCACAGCAGATGGCTATGCTCAATCAGCTTTCCCAGCTCAACCAGCTCTCTCAGCTCAATCAAATAAATCAGCTGCAG CGTCTCCTTATTCAGCAGAAAGCTCAGAATCAGAGAGTCATGACTGGCAACAGCCGCCAAACCCAAGAACAGCAG GTCCGTGGTTTTCCTGCAGGTGCCATGGTCCCCCCTCCACGTCATGTCGATCCTCCCCTGCTGAAGCAACCCTCCCCTCCCCAGCCTGCATCACTGCACCAGCCCAAACCCTACATGGACAACTTCATCAGCCTGAACACACCCGACCTGCACAAAGaacaacacacactcaactctTTCTCCAACTTCCCTTTAG GAATGGCTGCAAACATGAATGTAAACAATCCTGATATTGGTAGTGTTGGGTTCAAAGAGCCACAGTCCCGTCTCAAGAAGTGGACCGCCATGGATGTTTCCATGAACTCGCCACTCGATCAAAACCCCAGCAAACCTG GTGCTATGTCCTCTCTGAGGATTGAAGACCCACCCTTTGGTCCGTATGACTTTATAAACTCCAGTAATTCTCCCATCAGCCCCCCTGGCTCGGTAGGGGATGGCTGGCCCACTCGTGCCAAATCGCCTCATTCATCTTCTGTCAACTGGCCACCAG AGTTTCGTCCCGGTGAGCCATGGAAAGGTTACCCGAACATCGACCCTGAGACTGACCCGTTCGTCACTCCCGGCAGTGTGATTAACAACCTCTCTATTAACACAGTGCGGGATGTTGATCACCTcagggacaggaacaatg GGCCATCCTCATCTCTAAACACCACGCTGCCTTCCAACAGTGCCTGGACATCCATTCGTGCCTCCAACCACAGTAGTTCCCTCAGCAGTACAGCACAAAGCACTTCGG CCAGAAACAATGACTCTAAATGGTCTCCTGGTTCAGTGTCTAACTCTTCTTTAGCTCACGAGTTGTGGAAGGTTCCTCTGTCATCTAAAGGTGTCTCTGCTCCGTCCCGTCCCCCGCCCGGCCTCACCGGCCAGAAACAGCCCTCCTCATGGGGCAATGGCGCACTGAGACTCGGTCCCTGGGGCAATTCTGAAACCAGATACACTCCAG GTTCTGGCTGGGGTGAAAGCAGCTCAGGGAGAACCAACTGGCTCGTTCTAAAAAATCTCACACCTCAG ATTGATGGCTCCACCCTGCGTACACTGTGCATGCAGCACGGTCCACTCATCACATTCCACCTGAACCTGCCACACGGGAATGCTCTCGTCTGCTACAGCTCAAAGGAGGAGGCTGCAAAAGCTCAGAAATCACTGCACAT gtgTGTGTTGGGGAACACTACTATCCTGGCTGACTTTGCAAGCGAGGAGGAGATAAACCGTTTTTTTGCACAAGGCCAGTCGATGTGCGTGTCTGCGGGCTGGCAGGCGCTCGCGTCCCCTCATAGCCGACTCGCGTCGGACGCCTTCTCCAGCGGCAGCGGTGGGGGCGAGCTGCACTCGTCCTCCTCGCTGTGGGGGGCGCCGAGCTACTCCAGCAGCCTGTGGGGATCCAGCACCTGCCCCGAGGGGAGCAATCGGCTAAGCAGCCCCTCCACCATTTCCTCCTTCTTGCCGGTGGATCACATGACAGGAAGCGGCGACTCAATGTAA